The following are from one region of the Quercus robur chromosome 1, dhQueRobu3.1, whole genome shotgun sequence genome:
- the LOC126724018 gene encoding protein VACUOLELESS1, with the protein MANVSVAAEWQLLGDRYYRKPELYHPMQWRHIDLSRNKVACAPFGGPIALIRDDSKIVQLYSESALRKLRLFNSAGVSLSDVVWKNTGGRLIGLSWSDDHTLVCIVQDGTVYRYNVHAELIEPNLSILGHDYFEENVVECVFWGNGVVCITETCKVFAVPDFKTRTVVRLADPPPPPIELELELELPHCVAVIEPQYTLSGNVEVLLAIGDGIVMVEEDEVQALPVPPGDGPLQKMVVSGNGRFVAAFTHDGRLAVYSTRFEKVFEYQCESALPPEQLAWCGLDSVLLYWDDMLLMVGPSDEPVRYLYDEPVVLVPECDGVRILTNTSMEFLQLVPSSTVSIFKIGSTSPAALLYDALDHFDRRSAKADENLRLIRSSLPEAVEACVDAAGHEFDVSRQRTLLRAASYGQAFCSNFQRDRIQEMCKTLRVLNAVRNPEIGIPLSIQQYKLLTPSVLIGRLINAHQHLLALRISEYLGMNQEVVIMHWACSKITASLAIPDAALLEILLDKLRLCKGISYAAVSAHADKNGRRKLAAMLIEHEPRSSKQVPLLLSIGEEDTALMKATESGDTDLVYLVLFHIWQKKQPLEFFGMIQARMLARDLFITYARCYKHEFLKDFFLSNGQLQEVAFLLWKESWAIGKNPMASRGSPLHGPRIKLIEKAHSLFSETKEHTFESKAAEEHAKLIRMQHELEVTTKQAIFVDSSISDTIRTCIVLGNHRAAMKVKTEFKVSEKRWYWLKVFALATIRDWDVLEKFSKEKRPPIGYRPFVEACIEADEKGEALKYIPKLSDPRERAESYARIGMAKEAADAASQAKDGELLGRLKLTFAQNAAASSIFDTLRDRLSFQGVS; encoded by the exons ATGGCCAACGTGTCGGTGGCCGCCGAGTGGCAACTTCTCGGCGACCGTTACTACCGGAAACCGGAACTCTACCACCCGATGCAGTGGAGGCACATCGATCTCAGCCGCAACAAAGTCGCCTGCGCGCCGTTCGGCGGTCCGATCGCTCTCATCCGCGACGATTCCAAGATCGTCCAGCTCTACTCCGAGTCCGCACTGCGAAAGCTCCGCCTCTTCAACTCCGCCGGCGTTTCTCTTTCCGACGTCGTTTGGAAGAACACCGGCGGTCGCTTGATCGGCTTGTCGTGGAGCGACGATCATACTTTGGTCTGTATCGTTCAAGACGGCACCGTTTATCGCTACAACGTTCACGCGGAGCTGATCGAGCCTAATCTCTCGATTCTAGGGCACGATTACTTCGAGGAGAATGTGGTAGAGTGCGTGTTTTGGGGAAACGGCGTCGTTTGCATTACCGAGACTTGTAAGGTTTTCGCTGTGCCGGATTTCAAGACGAGGACGGTGGTGAGGCTGGCGGATCCGCCACCCCCGCCGATTGAGTTGGAATTGGAACTGGAGCTGCCGCATTGCGTGGCGGTGATCGAGCCGCAGTATACTCTGTCTGGGAATGTGGAGGTGTTGTTGGCGATTGGGGATGGGATTGTGATGGTGGAGGAGGATGAGGTGCAGGCTTTGCCGGTGCCGCCCGGGGACGGGCCGCTTCAGAAGATGGTTGTTTCCGGTAATGGGAGGTTTGTCGCGGCGTTTACGCATGATGGCCGATTGGCCGTGTACTCGACTAGGTTCGAGAAGGTGTTTGAGTACCAATGCGAG TCAGCTCTTCCTCCTGAGCAGCTAGCTTGGTGTGGATTAGACAGTGTGTTACTTTATTGGGATGATATGCTTCTGATGGTGGGTCCTTCTGACGAACCAGTGCGCTACCTATATGATGAACCAGTAGTTCTTGTTCCTGAGTGTGATGGAGTGAGGATATTGACTAATACAAGTATGGAATTTTTACAACTGGTACCTAGTTCCACAGTATCCATCTTTAAGATTGGGAGTACATCACCTGCAGCTTTACTGTATGATGCGTTGGATCATTTTGACAGGCGCAGTGCCAAG GCagatgaaaatttgagattgatAAGATCATCATTGCCAGAGGCTGTTGAAGCATGTGTTGACGCTGCTGGTCATGAATTTGATGTTTCTCGTCAAAGGACACTACTAAGAGCTGCAAGCTATGGTCAGGCCTTTTGCAG CAATTTTCAACGTGACCGTATTCAAGAAATGTGTAAAACTCTGCGAGTCTTAAATGCTGTGCGCAACCCTGAGATTGGCATCCCTCTTAGTATTCAGCAATATAAG TTGCTCACACCGTCCGTTCTGATTGGTCGTTTGATTAATGCACACCAACACCTTCTTGCTCTACGGATATCAGAGTACCTTGGAATGAATCAA GAGGTGGTTATAATGCACTGGGCATGTTCAAAGATAACTGCTTCATTAGCAATCCCGGATGCTGCTCTCCTTGAAATCTTACTGGATAAG CTGAGATTATGCAAAGGAATATCCTATGCAGCAGTTTCTGCTCATGCAGATAAGAATGGCCGCCGGAAATTAGCTGCTATGCTTATTGAACATGAACCACGTTCTTCCAAACAG GTCCCTCTTCTTTTAAGCATAGGAGAGGAAGATACAGCTTTGATGAAGGCAACTGAAAGTGGCGATACTGACCTTGTTTATCTTGTATTGTTCCATATTTGGCAAAAG AAGCAACCATTGGAGTTTTTTGGAATGATACAGGCCAGAATGCTAGCAAGGGATTTGTTTATAACTTATGCACG GTGCTATAAGCATGAATTCCTGAAGGACTTCTTCCTATCAAATGGACAACTCCAA GAGGTGGCTTTTCTTTTATGGAAAGAGTCATGGGCAATAGGAAAGAATCCCATGGCAAGCAGAGGATCTCCTCTCCATGGTCCACGCATAAAACTTATTGAGAAGGCTCATAGTCTTTTCTCAGAAACAAAGGAACATACCTTTGAGTCAAAGGCTGCTGAAGAGCATGCCAAATTGATAAG AATGCAACATGAGTTGGAGGTGACTACAAAGCAGGCCATTTTCGTTGATTCAAGCATCAGTGATACAATCCGCACTTGTATTGTATTGGGAAATCATCGAGCCGCAATGAAAGTGAAAACAGAATTCAAG GTTTCTGAGAAGAGATGGTATTGGCTTAAGGTTTTTGCTTTGGCTACAATCCGAGATTGGGATGTCCTGGAAAAGTTTTCGAAGGAGAAGAGACCGCCAATTG GTTACAGGCCATTTGTTGAGGCATGCATTGAAGCAGATGAAAAAGGAGAAGCTCTAAAATATATCCCAAAACTTTCTGATCCTCGAGAAAGAGCTGAG TCTTATGCTCGGATTGGAATGGCCAAGGAAGCTGCTGATGCTGCTTCTCAGGCAAAAGATGGTGAATTGCTTGGTAGATTAAAATTGACCTTTGCACAAAATGCAGCAGCTTCATCAATTTTCGATACTCTTAGAGATAGACTGTCCTTCCAAGGTGTTTCATAG